A genomic segment from Candidatus Zixiibacteriota bacterium encodes:
- a CDS encoding T9SS type A sorting domain-containing protein: MKDFKKFYFWGLFLLVLLSFQSSYGLTNYVFFTVNGDTTLKTTAVQGDNFSWGSNCAVGAQLYWQIWIDTDSNGVPDAGDKLLFDFIIADGDTSSQGPPPDISPTPDGWYICQPFPFGIAPTHYVFKVMDLSDSTTAQRTIRVTPLPSPPNKFTGWVTIPGHSAPDALLENIWIEADDSVFENAFWAGLTNDSGYYEINVGSSGTGRTFIIRPSDVQGFITPANKNKVASGVVDSVNFAYQVPVDSIYGQIKDDRDSLIRQSLRMWCSPHFGGPQEKESQTSDGNYKVYFGSSELGEWDIGMSSEYLVPNYLTPNSFQFNNQIQHGIQHNFTCQRADTVIYCRVTEMGGLPVHPYKIQAYSTLLSGSTEGVSGTGSNNSFLLHISSKDSSGWTVQLTTWDTRYPIPPGYILEGGSKSNISPGDTVLLNLISGKMVRDTVKLDPGDPGVIWNSVWLNFWSAGKSYGGNPDNNGIYTIYVDTGTYDVNVNYAGYLSTPRQRSVYVDKDTTGGLGFTLNQAHAHISGSLTNVTLPLSPGNWVIGETDSWPNGYSTSSEMDRITGHFDLYLCDGSWTISPPYIPGYNTPPSQNLVISEVPDTLRTINFSYVPSGVKGDENSNSLPKVFTLEQNYPNPFNLTTELRYFVPEKYQSVFVSLRIYNLLGQGIRTLVNENQTSGRHSVTWDGKDDKGREVSSGIYFYRLEAGNSKLTKRMVLIK, translated from the coding sequence ATGAAAGATTTTAAAAAGTTTTATTTCTGGGGGCTTTTTTTATTGGTGCTTCTAAGTTTTCAATCCAGCTATGGGTTGACCAACTACGTCTTCTTCACTGTCAACGGAGACACCACTTTAAAGACCACCGCGGTGCAGGGTGATAATTTTAGCTGGGGATCAAATTGTGCGGTCGGTGCCCAGCTCTACTGGCAAATCTGGATTGATACGGACAGCAATGGGGTACCGGATGCTGGCGATAAGCTGCTTTTCGACTTCATTATTGCTGATGGAGATACTTCCTCTCAGGGACCTCCGCCAGATATCAGCCCGACACCTGATGGCTGGTACATCTGTCAGCCTTTCCCTTTCGGGATTGCGCCAACACATTATGTCTTCAAGGTCATGGACCTTTCAGACAGTACCACCGCCCAGAGGACGATCAGGGTTACTCCGCTCCCTTCACCACCTAACAAATTCACAGGTTGGGTGACCATACCCGGACACTCGGCTCCTGATGCGCTTTTGGAAAACATCTGGATAGAGGCAGATGACAGCGTGTTTGAGAATGCTTTCTGGGCCGGGTTGACCAACGACAGCGGATACTACGAAATCAACGTGGGAAGCAGCGGGACCGGACGGACATTTATTATTCGGCCCTCAGACGTTCAGGGTTTCATCACTCCTGCGAATAAAAATAAAGTAGCCTCCGGTGTGGTAGATAGCGTCAATTTTGCTTACCAGGTTCCAGTTGACAGTATTTACGGGCAGATAAAAGATGACAGGGATTCCTTAATCAGACAATCCCTGAGGATGTGGTGCAGTCCCCATTTTGGTGGACCTCAGGAAAAAGAATCGCAGACTTCAGATGGGAATTATAAGGTCTATTTTGGCTCTTCCGAGTTAGGTGAATGGGATATAGGCATGAGTTCGGAATATTTAGTCCCGAATTACCTGACGCCAAACAGTTTTCAATTTAACAACCAGATCCAGCACGGTATCCAGCACAATTTCACCTGCCAGAGAGCAGACACGGTTATTTACTGCAGAGTCACAGAGATGGGAGGACTTCCAGTTCATCCTTATAAGATTCAAGCCTATTCCACCCTGCTTTCCGGCTCGACCGAGGGGGTTTCCGGGACCGGCTCCAATAACAGCTTTTTATTGCATATCTCCTCTAAAGATTCTTCTGGCTGGACCGTGCAACTGACAACCTGGGATACTCGATACCCGATTCCGCCAGGATACATCTTGGAAGGAGGAAGCAAGTCGAATATCTCGCCAGGGGATACGGTATTGCTTAATCTTATATCCGGGAAAATGGTCAGAGATACAGTCAAGCTAGATCCAGGTGATCCAGGAGTGATCTGGAACAGCGTCTGGTTGAACTTCTGGTCAGCTGGCAAAAGTTACGGCGGGAACCCTGACAATAACGGAATTTACACAATCTATGTAGATACCGGGACCTACGATGTCAACGTCAACTATGCAGGATACCTTTCTACTCCACGGCAGCGAAGCGTCTATGTGGATAAGGATACTACTGGGGGGTTAGGTTTTACTTTGAATCAAGCACATGCACATATCTCTGGCAGTTTAACTAATGTGACTCTTCCACTTTCACCTGGCAACTGGGTCATCGGGGAGACGGATTCCTGGCCTAATGGGTATAGTACCAGTTCAGAGATGGACAGAATAACCGGTCATTTTGATCTCTACCTGTGCGATGGAAGCTGGACCATCTCCCCTCCATATATTCCCGGCTACAACACTCCTCCTTCGCAGAATCTGGTTATTTCCGAGGTTCCGGATACTTTGAGAACGATTAATTTCTCTTACGTCCCTTCCGGGGTCAAAGGGGATGAAAACTCTAACAGTCTGCCCAAAGTTTTCACTTTAGAACAGAACTATCCTAACCCGTTCAACCTGACGACTGAGCTGAGATATTTTGTGCCGGAGAAATACCAGTCGGTATTCGTCTCTTTGAGGATTTATAATCTTTTAGGTCAGGGGATAAGAACATTAGTAAATGAGAATCAGACTTCCGGGAGACATTCGGTTACCTGGGATGGAAAGGATGATAAAGGAAGAGAGGTTTCCAGCGGGATTTATTTCTACAGGCTGGAAGCAGGGAATTCCAAATTGACCAAAAGGATGGTTTTGATTAAATAA
- a CDS encoding peptidase MA family metallohydrolase, which yields MFKKMIVILLGGVFIFCFTASSSQGQGEDLNFGKNKVQYQYFTWYYIQSEHYDIYYYDLGLDIAKFAAKTLEEATPRLEKIFNYQTKKRIPIILYNSPNTFQQTNVTYELIEENVGGFTEAFKNRVVIPFDGSYEHFRHVLVHELTHAFTFDLLYGNLVGNLLSAEYVQEPLWFAEGFAEYFSRGGMDIEGDMILRDGSVNGYLVPLELAGGFLVYKEGQSAIQYIVNKYGEEKIAEILHQAKGRRSFEKSLKSAIGLDERGLDEEWMKDLKKEYWPEIALRQEPKDFAKQLTNHQKDGSYLNEKPAFSPRGDRIAIFSDRKDYSEIYIISAIDGKVIDKVVKGERSGDLESLHSYVSGLSWSPDSRDITFVSKSHGKDVLCLVDVKKKKIYRKFKFNLESLLSPAWSPDGEKIVFTGVMEGRSDLYATDIKTGTLQKLTDDDYDDRDAAWSPDGKTIAFSSDRPSGAKNDSTYAYGHYNIFLLDPVSREIKPFTQGGEDNLSPAFSPDGKRICFTSTRNGISNLYVQDLDSLKTYPLTNILTGCFTPSWSKDGEKMAFTSFYKGGWDIFILKNIKPVTENSAPLVKTALILGKEKAATAPADTTQKKTEIKEEKKLDFSYYVFKSTEDKLDSLAKPLTPAEKETLTTKFHPGEYTPKKYKLKFTPDIISGNIGYSTFFGFQGQSFLAISDLMGNHNFYLATDLFNTIDQSNFQLLYFYLPRRIDYGVGIFHTKYYYVDNIDRLFSDRVYGATVLFSRPFNTFSRIDLNLTHLSVDRVYYDPNPEGIFEDRSVKTLLTSLSWVQDNVLWGITGPVNGRRSMLTFEWSPDLTNRSIPYTSLWMDYRKYMHFGKNRFGFAFRFSAGRSDGKQPRHFYLGGVSSWIGPDLATQNIYTLNDLYFSSLVTPLRGYQYFEFKGTRYFLSNFEFRYPFIQDLTFGFPPFSLRYITGAMFLDLGSAWTNTKAWQGGTSEGGSSRLKDIKAGFGFGARINLGIFVLRYDAGWNTDFANVSAKPIHYFSLGAEF from the coding sequence GTCAGGGTGAGGATTTGAATTTTGGCAAGAACAAGGTCCAGTACCAGTATTTTACCTGGTATTACATCCAGAGCGAGCATTATGACATCTATTATTACGATTTAGGGCTTGACATAGCTAAGTTTGCAGCCAAGACCCTGGAAGAGGCTACGCCCCGACTGGAGAAGATCTTCAATTATCAGACAAAAAAAAGAATACCGATCATCCTGTATAATTCCCCTAATACCTTTCAGCAGACCAACGTGACCTACGAGCTGATTGAGGAAAACGTAGGCGGGTTTACTGAAGCATTCAAAAACCGGGTAGTGATTCCCTTTGACGGCTCATACGAACATTTCAGGCATGTGCTTGTCCATGAGCTAACCCATGCATTTACCTTCGATTTGCTTTACGGTAACCTGGTGGGGAATTTATTAAGTGCCGAATATGTCCAGGAACCACTATGGTTCGCAGAAGGGTTCGCCGAATATTTCTCCCGGGGAGGTATGGACATTGAAGGGGATATGATTTTAAGGGATGGTTCGGTGAACGGCTACCTTGTCCCCTTAGAATTAGCCGGAGGATTCTTAGTGTATAAAGAAGGGCAATCCGCCATACAATATATAGTCAATAAGTATGGAGAGGAAAAAATTGCTGAGATTTTGCACCAGGCTAAAGGTAGACGCTCTTTTGAGAAAAGTCTAAAGTCGGCCATCGGTTTGGACGAAAGGGGACTGGATGAGGAGTGGATGAAAGATCTAAAGAAAGAATACTGGCCCGAGATAGCCTTGAGACAGGAGCCAAAAGATTTTGCCAAACAGTTGACCAACCATCAAAAAGATGGTTCTTATCTAAACGAAAAACCAGCCTTCTCACCCCGGGGGGATAGAATAGCCATTTTCTCTGACCGTAAAGATTATTCTGAGATCTATATAATTTCGGCTATCGATGGTAAAGTGATAGATAAGGTGGTAAAGGGGGAAAGATCAGGCGACCTGGAATCTCTCCACTCCTACGTAAGCGGATTGTCCTGGTCTCCAGATAGCAGGGACATCACCTTTGTATCCAAGAGCCACGGAAAAGATGTTCTGTGTCTGGTAGACGTAAAAAAGAAAAAAATTTACAGGAAATTCAAGTTTAACTTGGAATCGCTCTTATCTCCAGCCTGGTCCCCGGATGGTGAAAAGATAGTATTCACAGGTGTGATGGAAGGGAGGTCCGATCTTTACGCAACAGACATTAAAACGGGAACCCTGCAAAAATTGACGGATGACGATTATGATGACCGGGATGCAGCCTGGAGTCCAGATGGCAAGACCATAGCTTTCTCCTCGGATCGTCCCTCAGGAGCAAAAAATGATTCCACTTATGCCTATGGTCATTACAACATTTTCCTTCTGGACCCTGTTTCCAGGGAGATAAAACCTTTTACGCAGGGAGGGGAGGATAATCTCTCGCCTGCCTTCTCTCCCGATGGCAAAAGGATATGTTTTACTTCAACCCGCAACGGGATAAGCAATCTATATGTACAGGATTTAGATAGTTTAAAAACCTATCCTTTGACCAACATATTGACCGGCTGCTTCACGCCATCCTGGTCTAAGGATGGGGAGAAGATGGCTTTTACCTCTTTTTATAAAGGCGGCTGGGACATATTCATTCTTAAAAATATAAAACCGGTAACAGAGAATAGCGCACCCCTGGTGAAAACTGCCTTAATTTTAGGAAAAGAAAAGGCGGCAACGGCTCCGGCTGACACCACTCAGAAAAAAACCGAGATAAAGGAAGAGAAAAAGCTGGATTTTAGTTATTATGTGTTCAAAAGCACTGAGGATAAACTTGATTCACTTGCCAAGCCTTTGACCCCTGCGGAAAAAGAGACCCTCACCACTAAGTTTCATCCCGGGGAATACACACCGAAGAAATATAAACTCAAATTTACCCCGGACATAATCTCAGGGAACATTGGATACAGCACGTTCTTCGGGTTCCAGGGACAGTCTTTCTTGGCAATCAGCGACCTGATGGGAAATCATAATTTCTATTTAGCCACAGACCTTTTCAATACCATCGACCAGAGTAATTTCCAGCTTCTCTATTTTTATCTGCCCAGGAGGATCGACTACGGAGTCGGGATCTTTCACACCAAGTATTATTATGTGGACAATATCGACCGGCTTTTTTCGGACCGGGTTTATGGAGCCACTGTTCTTTTTTCCAGACCTTTTAACACGTTTAGCCGAATTGATCTTAATCTGACCCATCTATCCGTCGACCGGGTCTATTATGATCCGAATCCTGAGGGTATTTTCGAAGATAGAAGCGTGAAGACCCTTTTGACCAGTTTATCCTGGGTCCAGGATAACGTGCTCTGGGGAATAACCGGGCCGGTAAACGGGAGAAGGAGCATGTTGACTTTTGAGTGGTCACCTGACCTGACCAACAGAAGCATCCCGTATACTTCGCTCTGGATGGATTACAGAAAATACATGCATTTCGGCAAGAACAGGTTTGGATTTGCCTTCCGTTTCTCCGCAGGCAGAAGTGACGGTAAACAGCCGCGGCATTTCTACTTGGGCGGTGTCTCAAGCTGGATCGGTCCAGATTTAGCGACTCAGAATATCTATACTCTGAATGACCTTTATTTCTCGAGCCTGGTTACCCCTTTAAGAGGTTATCAGTATTTCGAATTTAAGGGGACCAGATATTTTCTCTCCAATTTTGAATTCAGGTATCCTTTTATTCAGGATTTAACTTTCGGATTCCCTCCCTTTAGTTTAAGATATATCACCGGTGCAATGTTTCTGGACCTGGGAAGCGCCTGGACCAATACCAAAGCCTGGCAGGGAGGAACCTCAGAAGGCGGATCTTCCAGGTTAAAAGACATCAAGGCTGGATTCGGGTTTGGGGCCAGGATAAACCTGGGTATATTCGTTCTCAGGTACGATGCTGGCTGGAATACCGACTTTGCTAACGTCTCGGCTAAGCCGATTCATTACTTCTCTCTGGGTGCGGAATTTTAA
- the purL gene encoding phosphoribosylformylglycinamidine synthase subunit PurL yields MKESKVTLKLAKEHGLLKEEYEKIKMILGRNLTFTELGIYSVMWSEHCSYKNSIAQVKTFPREGKNLLAKAGEENAGAVDIGDGLAVVFKIESHNHPSAVEPYQGAATGVGGILRDIFCMGARPVASLDSLRFGELSNSRVRYLFDGVIRGVGDYGNCFGVPTVAGEIYFDESYTGNPLVNCMAVGIVKPNEMASSKAYGAGNPVLLVGASTGRDGIHGVTFASEEISEKSQKKRPSVQIGDPFMEKLLLEASLEIIKAGLLVGIQDLGGAGLACATSETSARGKSGMEIDVSLVPLREKRMIPYEIMISESQERMLVIAKKGKEKEVQKIFSKWGLNSSIIGYVTDDKMLRVKNKGKVVAEIPADSLVLGGGAPVYIREKKKPAYLARTAKLDLSRIKIPADLNEVLLKLISSPNIASKRWIYEQYDTMVRTGTAVGPGSDAAVIRLRKTNKALAMTTDCNGRYCYLDPRMGGRIAVAEAARNLVCSGALPLAITNCLNFGNPYDKEVYWTFAECIAGMSESCMVLETPVTGGNVSFYNEDPERKVYPTPVVGMIGLFEDIKYITTQWFKKEGDIIVLLGKNKEELGGTEYLKIIHNLVKGKTPVLDLDYEKKVQQTCLNLIKKGIVKSAHDCSEGGLAVALAECCFTSGNNLLMGAEINLSENFREDALLFGEAQSRIILSLGENDLLELEKTAKEYKIDFTVLGKVGGENLRINQWIDLPVQKLKEKFYNSIPGIMEKKF; encoded by the coding sequence ATGAAAGAATCTAAAGTGACTCTAAAATTAGCCAAAGAGCACGGGCTTTTAAAAGAAGAATACGAGAAGATAAAAATGATTTTGGGTCGAAACCTGACTTTCACCGAGCTAGGAATCTATTCGGTTATGTGGTCCGAACACTGCAGTTACAAAAATTCGATTGCCCAGGTGAAGACTTTCCCGCGGGAAGGGAAAAATCTGCTAGCCAAGGCTGGTGAGGAGAATGCCGGTGCAGTTGATATCGGGGATGGTCTGGCTGTGGTCTTCAAGATCGAAAGCCACAACCACCCATCAGCAGTTGAGCCTTACCAGGGAGCTGCCACCGGGGTTGGGGGGATACTCAGAGATATCTTCTGCATGGGTGCCAGACCTGTTGCCTCTTTAGATTCCTTAAGATTTGGCGAGCTTTCCAATTCACGGGTGAGGTATCTTTTCGACGGGGTGATCAGAGGGGTCGGAGATTACGGCAATTGTTTCGGAGTCCCCACTGTGGCTGGAGAGATCTATTTTGATGAGTCGTACACTGGAAACCCTCTGGTTAATTGTATGGCAGTAGGTATAGTCAAACCCAATGAAATGGCAAGTTCAAAAGCTTATGGAGCAGGAAATCCGGTTCTGCTTGTAGGTGCCTCAACTGGCAGGGATGGAATTCACGGGGTAACATTTGCCTCTGAGGAGATAAGCGAGAAATCGCAGAAGAAAAGGCCTTCGGTGCAGATAGGTGACCCGTTTATGGAAAAACTGCTCCTGGAAGCATCTTTAGAGATAATCAAAGCCGGGCTACTAGTTGGTATTCAAGACTTGGGTGGAGCAGGTCTTGCCTGCGCCACTTCCGAAACCTCTGCCCGGGGCAAAAGCGGGATGGAGATCGATGTCTCTTTAGTACCCCTGCGGGAAAAAAGGATGATACCTTATGAGATAATGATATCCGAATCACAGGAAAGGATGTTAGTCATCGCCAAAAAAGGTAAAGAGAAGGAGGTTCAGAAGATCTTTTCCAAATGGGGGCTCAATTCGTCTATAATCGGATATGTAACCGATGATAAGATGCTACGAGTAAAAAATAAAGGAAAAGTCGTGGCGGAGATACCGGCAGATTCCTTGGTCTTAGGTGGAGGAGCACCGGTTTACATCAGAGAAAAGAAAAAACCAGCATATCTTGCCAGGACTGCAAAATTAGATCTCTCCAGAATAAAAATCCCTGCAGACCTAAATGAGGTTTTGCTGAAACTTATAAGCTCTCCGAATATTGCGAGCAAAAGATGGATTTATGAGCAGTATGATACTATGGTAAGAACCGGGACTGCAGTGGGACCCGGCTCAGATGCCGCAGTTATACGTCTGCGAAAGACGAATAAGGCTCTGGCAATGACCACAGACTGCAACGGCAGATACTGTTATCTCGACCCGAGGATGGGAGGAAGGATTGCAGTGGCTGAGGCAGCAAGAAATTTGGTTTGCTCAGGCGCGCTTCCTTTGGCCATAACCAACTGTTTGAATTTCGGTAATCCGTATGACAAAGAGGTCTACTGGACTTTTGCTGAATGTATTGCCGGAATGTCTGAGTCCTGCATGGTTTTGGAGACTCCGGTTACGGGAGGGAACGTTTCCTTTTATAACGAAGACCCGGAAAGAAAGGTATATCCTACACCCGTGGTCGGGATGATCGGATTATTCGAGGACATAAAATACATAACCACTCAGTGGTTCAAAAAAGAAGGGGACATAATTGTCCTTTTAGGGAAAAATAAAGAGGAACTGGGCGGAACAGAATATCTTAAAATTATTCATAACTTGGTCAAAGGTAAAACTCCGGTTTTGGATTTAGATTATGAAAAGAAAGTTCAGCAAACCTGTCTGAATCTAATTAAAAAAGGGATAGTCAAATCCGCTCACGACTGCTCAGAAGGTGGTTTAGCCGTGGCTTTAGCTGAATGCTGTTTTACCTCCGGTAATAATCTGCTTATGGGTGCGGAGATCAACCTTTCAGAAAATTTCAGAGAAGATGCACTCCTTTTCGGTGAGGCCCAGTCGAGAATCATTTTGAGCTTGGGAGAAAATGACCTGTTAGAGTTAGAGAAAACTGCAAAGGAATATAAGATTGATTTTACCGTTCTGGGAAAAGTCGGAGGAGAAAATCTCAGGATAAACCAATGGATAGATCTGCCGGTTCAAAAGCTCAAAGAGAAGTTTTATAATTCGATTCCAGGAATAATGGAGAAAAAGTTTTAA